The window GGGCTACTGTTGTAGCGAACGTGACCTATAAATTTGCTAGTTCTGACAACCTCACTCCTCATTATCGCCCCCAATTGGTAGTGACATACGAGGGTGCGCCGCCACTGGCCACTCCTACACCAACGCGAACTCCCACCAAAACACCTACGCCTTTTCCACCAACAGTCCTTACCTCAACGCTAGCCGATTGGCAGTTTGATCAGTGTCTAAAGGCTAATTCGGAGCAACCCGTGTCGAACGCGGAGATGATGCTGCTAATCTGGCAGGGTACCCCCTGGACAGCGGAATTGCGATTGACCATCTGCAACAGCGACAGTCCACACCCTATCTATCTCAATGGCAAGCTTGTTGGCACAGCCCCGATCACTTCGACTGAAAACTGTGAATGCAATGAAGAGCAACGTCGTGGGTATCAGGCTCGGTTTGAGATAGACCCAAGTTGGATCAATTCTGGGCCAAGCTATATGAACTTTATCACGGTTACCAATGAGGCGAATCCCTGGGACAGTTTCAAGGCTTATGGGGCGCATATCATCCTCAGCGGTGACATCACTGGCGCGACGCGGTCTTATTTCGATTTTGCTTATGACTATGATGGGTCACTGATAAGGGGAGCAATACAAATCCCTATTGGTTACAATCCCAGTGTGGCTACGCCATTGCTTATCTCAGTGCCTGGTACAGGGGAGGATAAAGATCATGGTCTAATCCGGTACGCTGCGCGGGCCAATGAGATGGGTTGGTTGTTAGCTTCGCTGGACATGCGCAAGGGTTGGAACAGCACTTCGGCTACACCAGCCAGAACGCCTTCTCTGGCCGTTCAGCAAGACATTATCAGACTATTGCAGTATGTACAGACTCATTACAACGTGGACCGAACGCGGGTCTATATCGCGGGCTTTTCAACTGGTGGAGGTATTGCAGCCACTGTAGCAGCGAAGTACCCGGATGTCTTTGCAGGAGTAATTGATTACGCGGGTGTGACGAGCTATGCAGAGTGGTATCAGGAGCGTGGGGATCTCGCTGTGGTATTAGAACGCGAACTCAATGGGACTCCCTATGGGAATTTTGAGTACGCACGTCGTTCCAGTCGTTTGTTGGCGCGCAATCTGCAATATGTGGCGATGCGCATCGTGCACGGTACAGCAGATGACCGGGTACGCTCTACCCATTCATCTAAACTCTACAACGAAGTTATGCCACTGTTCTATGATCCGGCGCTTACATTTAAGGAGTTTCATCAGCATTCGGGAGGGCATACGCCTGATCTTGCTGGTGTGAGTGAAACGGACTTGCACTTCCTGGCCCAGCATACGCTAGTGGAGAATCCGCGTGAGCTAAAGCTCATTACAGATGAAGGCAAGAATTACTACTGGCTTCGAGTGGATAAACTAGGCGTCTCATCCACTGCTTGGCGCGGTTGGGTGGAAATGGATGCCAGATATGACCCCAATACCAGCACTATTTGGGTGAGTGTAAAGGAGGGCGATTTTTCTGAAGGCAAGCCGCTTACCGTCACACTCGATTTGTCGAAGATGGGTCTGAACACAACCTCTGTATACGATATCGAGGAATATGATGAGCAAACAGGGGAATTTTCTTTTCGTACAGCGGTTATGCCTGTTGCGGGCAAGTTGATTTTGACAGTGCCGCGGAACGCACTGGGATATGTGATTCGTCAGTACGTAATCTACCCAGCTGGGAGCAGGCAATTGCGGCTTCTGCGCTTGCAGCAGGGGGTAGATGGTTATACAGGGACACAGGACACTTACATTACCTCGTGGCCAAGCGAGGGACCAGAGGAGCCTCACGGCTCTTCACCCACATTGCTTCTCGCTTATGATGCACGCCGCAAAGCGCTGCTCAAATTTGATTTGAGCTCTGTGCCTGCTGGTATGGAGATCAAAGCTGCCAAGTTGACGGTGCATCTGGTAGAGAACAGAGGAACAGGCATCAATGTTGGTGCATATGAAGCCCTACGACCGTGGGCGGATGACAGGGCAAGTTGGCAGTGGTCAAATCCAACTCAGCAATGGACTGTTGCAGGCGGGGATGGTGCTGGCGATCGCGCTTCCTCAGCTACGTATACTGTGCAAAACGTGCGGCTGACGGGAGCGTATACTTTTCATCTCAAGTCCCTAGTGGAACACTGGCTGGCTGAACCTAACAGCAATCATGGTTTGTTTTTGATTGGGAGCGGGTCTTATACAACAGACAGTTATCCTTTGGCATCGGCAGAATATGCTGACGTCAGCAAACGACCTCTGCTGGAAATCTGGTACATGGAGCCACTGCCTACGCCAACTAGTACACCGATTCCTACAGCGACCTCTACTCCTACGACAACGCCCACACCCGGAGCGTCAACGTCCACACCCACTAGAACGGCAACACCAACGTCCACTGTTACTCCAACACAGACACCGACTCAGCTTTTTGTTCCCACAGTATTGACCTCGACTGCGTCCGGTTGTATGGAGATCGTGCCTGACCTGGTTGGGCGCACCGTGCAGAAGGCCGAATCGCGGATGTTGCTCCTCTGGGAGGGGGCTATCTCAACTGCTCGTCTGGTTCTCCCGTCGTGCGGGGTCAGGCCAGGAGTGCATCACACAGTCTATCTCAACGGTCAACCAGCAGTCAAAGTTGCTGATGATGTGTACAGTACGTGCATTTGTTATAGTAGTGGACAGGCCGTGACCTACACTTTAAGCAATCCGAATATAGTGCTGAGCGGGTGGAACTATATTAGCATCACCAATGATGCAGATGTGACCGATGCTTGGATGGCCTATAGCGCAAGGCTGATCATCGAGGGCAATTTGACAGGAGTAGTCATTCGCGATCTCGTGTTCACTAGTACATATGATGGGAGTACGCGCCGCGCCCTTTATCAGGTGCCTATCATGCACAACCCTGGTCGTCCCATGCCGCTATTGGTGTCTGTGGGCGGTATTGGTGAAGGCAGATGGGAAGCTCTCTACCGCTATGCCGAGCGTGCCAATGCTCGGGAGTGGCTGCTACTTGCTCCCGACATTCGTTCTGCTACGGGCAATGAGGGAGGACGCACCGCTTCGCTACCGGTACAACATGATATCATAGATGCCATTGACTATCTGCTAACAGATTCTAGTTTGAATATAGACCCTACTCGGATCTATTTAAGCGGTTTCTCCGTGGGTGGAGGCATAGTAGCCACAGTAGCAGCCAAATACCCGCACAGAATTGCCGCAGTGGTTGATTGGGCTGGCCCAACTGATCTTAAAGAATGGGCAGAGCAAAGGCCGTCAGTGCAGCCTTCGCTTATCGCAGATATTGGATGCCCATTTTCAGGCCCTGGTATGTGTCCAATGGAGTGGATGCGGCGCTCTGCCAGAGCGATGGCTCAGAATTTGAAACACGTGGCTTTGGCTGTTGTTCATGGTCGAAATGATACGAGGGTCCCCTTTGCACAATCGTGGGATTTTTATCAGCATATGCGAAGCTTTTTCGTGCCAGAGGAGTATCATAAACAGTTCATTTGGCATGATGATGACCACGTAGATTGGTTGCCGGATTTCGATGACCTGGGTTTTATGGCTAACTTTACTTTGAATGCCAATCCTACGGATATTATGATTAGGGCGGACGAGAGCAAGGACTATTATTGGGTGCGTATGCAGCAAAAGGATTGGAATGGCAACTGGGCAGAAGGCTTTAGCAATGTTGTAGCTAGCTACGATGCAGCTACACGCGTGATTTCGGCTACTATCTGGGATGGGCGTGCTTTCCAAGATGGTAATTTGCCTTTGGATGTTGCCTTTAACCTGATGGCCATTGGCTTCGATCCCTATGCTACCTATACAGTTGAGGATTATAATGTAGCCACGGGGGATTTCGAGGCGCGAAACGTGTCGCCGGTGGATGGTTATCTGCTTGTCTCATTGCCGAGGGATCGCTTGGGTAAGGTGCATCACCAATACTTGATCTACCCCTTCACCTCGCTTGAGTTTTACCACACGATTTTGCAGCAGGGAACTGCTTATATGGGCACAACAGATACTTACATCTATCAGTATCAACCCACTGCTAACTATGCGGCCAGTCCAGAGCTAAAGGTCAACAACGGTGGAAGCTTATTGGGATTATTGAAGTTTAATCTGAGTGGCATTCCGCAGGGTGCCATTATCAAGCAGGCGCTTTTGACTCTGTATCTTGGCAATACCCTTTCCAACAGTCTTGAGGTTAGCCTTTACCCCTTGCTTGTGCCTTGGGTAGATACAGAAGCTACCTGGAATCAGGCTGCGCAGGGTGTACCTTGGGCTGTTCCTGGAGCAGGCGCTGCAGATATAGACTACAATCCCACGCCAGCGGCTGTAGCCGCGGGTGTGCGAGCGAGTGGTCCTTATGTGTTTAATGTGAAAACAACAGTCCAAAACTGGCTAACAGGGACCCTACCCAACGAGGGCCTATTGATTTCTGGCCCGCGTGGCGGTGGCTCTGGATCGGAACACTATCGATTTGCTTCATCCGAGGCGTCAGATGCAAGCCGCAGGCCTGAGTTGCGGATTATTTACGCATTGCCTACACCTATGCCGACTAGTACGGCTACGCCGACACCAACTCCAACTCCTACTGCTACATTGACCTGTATCCTTCAGGGAAAAGTCTCTTTGCAACGTCCGACTAAACCTGCACCTGATCCAAGCTGGATTACTCAACTGAGTGTGATGGTCGGTAGCAATCGTTATCAGGTTCTCACAGATCAGTGGGGGAATTTCACCCTCTCTAATTTGGTGCCAGGAATTTACGATATCCGAGTGAAAGGCAGTCATACCCTATCTAACGTTGTAAGGGGGGTGATCTTAAATACTGGCCTGAATGTAGTTGATTTCGGCACTCTCAGGGAAGGCGATGCTAATGACGACGATTGTGTCAATATGCACGATTTTATTATCCTAAGGGTTACATTTAACAGCAGCTCCGATCTTCGTGCTGATTTCAACCAAGATGGCATGGTCAATATGCTTGATTTTGTGCTGTTGAGAGGAAACTTTGGATTATGTGGCCAGTAATGCCTCATTGACCTTGCTCATCGAGCACGGGCTTGACCATGGCGATGATTCGTGCTGGAAGAAGATAA of the Chloroflexota bacterium genome contains:
- a CDS encoding DNRLRE domain-containing protein yields the protein MTRISVIFVIALALAIGLWLTVSWNIGSQIATVAVLPAHAQQGVYSVTFQTNVSPAGYRGAADAFLNYFSATENQGASGDLWVRSDGWQRALMKFDLTQHIPEGVRVLSATLTIRVSNRTASYPIRLQCYHVLQPWMESQVTWNNASQGVSWWGGGGCEGSSRSEGPFYQTEVNNPAGDIVVLDLTSAVQAWVDNPAANYGFLLQGATVVANVTYKFASSDNLTPHYRPQLVVTYEGAPPLATPTPTRTPTKTPTPFPPTVLTSTLADWQFDQCLKANSEQPVSNAEMMLLIWQGTPWTAELRLTICNSDSPHPIYLNGKLVGTAPITSTENCECNEEQRRGYQARFEIDPSWINSGPSYMNFITVTNEANPWDSFKAYGAHIILSGDITGATRSYFDFAYDYDGSLIRGAIQIPIGYNPSVATPLLISVPGTGEDKDHGLIRYAARANEMGWLLASLDMRKGWNSTSATPARTPSLAVQQDIIRLLQYVQTHYNVDRTRVYIAGFSTGGGIAATVAAKYPDVFAGVIDYAGVTSYAEWYQERGDLAVVLERELNGTPYGNFEYARRSSRLLARNLQYVAMRIVHGTADDRVRSTHSSKLYNEVMPLFYDPALTFKEFHQHSGGHTPDLAGVSETDLHFLAQHTLVENPRELKLITDEGKNYYWLRVDKLGVSSTAWRGWVEMDARYDPNTSTIWVSVKEGDFSEGKPLTVTLDLSKMGLNTTSVYDIEEYDEQTGEFSFRTAVMPVAGKLILTVPRNALGYVIRQYVIYPAGSRQLRLLRLQQGVDGYTGTQDTYITSWPSEGPEEPHGSSPTLLLAYDARRKALLKFDLSSVPAGMEIKAAKLTVHLVENRGTGINVGAYEALRPWADDRASWQWSNPTQQWTVAGGDGAGDRASSATYTVQNVRLTGAYTFHLKSLVEHWLAEPNSNHGLFLIGSGSYTTDSYPLASAEYADVSKRPLLEIWYMEPLPTPTSTPIPTATSTPTTTPTPGASTSTPTRTATPTSTVTPTQTPTQLFVPTVLTSTASGCMEIVPDLVGRTVQKAESRMLLLWEGAISTARLVLPSCGVRPGVHHTVYLNGQPAVKVADDVYSTCICYSSGQAVTYTLSNPNIVLSGWNYISITNDADVTDAWMAYSARLIIEGNLTGVVIRDLVFTSTYDGSTRRALYQVPIMHNPGRPMPLLVSVGGIGEGRWEALYRYAERANAREWLLLAPDIRSATGNEGGRTASLPVQHDIIDAIDYLLTDSSLNIDPTRIYLSGFSVGGGIVATVAAKYPHRIAAVVDWAGPTDLKEWAEQRPSVQPSLIADIGCPFSGPGMCPMEWMRRSARAMAQNLKHVALAVVHGRNDTRVPFAQSWDFYQHMRSFFVPEEYHKQFIWHDDDHVDWLPDFDDLGFMANFTLNANPTDIMIRADESKDYYWVRMQQKDWNGNWAEGFSNVVASYDAATRVISATIWDGRAFQDGNLPLDVAFNLMAIGFDPYATYTVEDYNVATGDFEARNVSPVDGYLLVSLPRDRLGKVHHQYLIYPFTSLEFYHTILQQGTAYMGTTDTYIYQYQPTANYAASPELKVNNGGSLLGLLKFNLSGIPQGAIIKQALLTLYLGNTLSNSLEVSLYPLLVPWVDTEATWNQAAQGVPWAVPGAGAADIDYNPTPAAVAAGVRASGPYVFNVKTTVQNWLTGTLPNEGLLISGPRGGGSGSEHYRFASSEASDASRRPELRIIYALPTPMPTSTATPTPTPTPTATLTCILQGKVSLQRPTKPAPDPSWITQLSVMVGSNRYQVLTDQWGNFTLSNLVPGIYDIRVKGSHTLSNVVRGVILNTGLNVVDFGTLREGDANDDDCVNMHDFIILRVTFNSSSDLRADFNQDGMVNMLDFVLLRGNFGLCGQ